The following coding sequences lie in one Miscanthus floridulus cultivar M001 chromosome 9, ASM1932011v1, whole genome shotgun sequence genomic window:
- the LOC136479283 gene encoding uncharacterized protein codes for MDGGSSLNIMYAEMLDAMGIDRSRIRPTRAPFHGIMPRKQTMPLGQIDMPITFKDLTNYRMETLTFKLKMLGPCGVITIGTSFQCAYECEVQCCEHAAAIVASKELATIRDEVIEEALDSKWSAGSFEPVEGA; via the exons atggatggaggcagcagcctcaacatcatgtacgctgaaatgctcgacgccatgggcatcgatcgatCGCGCATCCGGCCGACcagggcgcctttccatggcatcatgcctagaaagcagaccatgccacttgggcagattgatATGCCCATCACCTTCAAGGatctgaccaattataggatggagacccttaccttcaag ttgaagatgttgggtccatgtggggtcatcaccattggcacctccttccagtgcgcGTACGAGTGCGAGGTCCAGTGCTGCGAACACGCTgcggcaattgtcgcctccaaagagcttgcaacAATCAGGGatgaggtcatcgaagaagcactcgactccaagtggtcggctgggtcttttgagcctgtagagggtgcatag